In the Staphylococcus condimenti genome, one interval contains:
- a CDS encoding Cof-type HAD-IIB family hydrolase, translated as MDNVQAIFLDMDGTILQENNKVSDETAEVIKKLRQVGYKVFIATGRSFDEIKNLTPEGFEVDGVISSNGTRGDAEGEMIFAHSLTYDAVQKIIKEAKDKQIYYEVFPFSGKRMILNEDYDWITKMVEGDTPPNNVGISEWNSRKSALDGNVNWVDEIPETKFSKIYMFTPDLEKITAFREHLIDEKETLSISVSNSSRYNAETMAAGIDKGTGIKEMIEHFNIPQSATLVIGDSDNDRSMFAFGHYTVAMKNARPEIQALAKDVTSYDNEENGAARYLEEHFLK; from the coding sequence ATGGATAACGTACAAGCGATTTTTTTAGATATGGATGGTACGATACTGCAAGAAAATAACAAAGTATCAGATGAAACGGCTGAGGTAATTAAAAAATTACGTCAAGTTGGATATAAAGTATTTATCGCAACAGGTCGTTCTTTTGATGAAATTAAAAATTTAACACCAGAAGGTTTTGAAGTGGACGGTGTGATTTCTTCTAATGGTACACGCGGCGATGCAGAAGGAGAAATGATTTTTGCACATAGTTTAACTTATGATGCAGTACAAAAAATCATAAAAGAAGCAAAGGATAAACAGATTTATTATGAAGTGTTTCCATTCAGCGGCAAGCGTATGATTTTAAATGAAGATTATGATTGGATTACTAAGATGGTAGAAGGGGATACACCACCTAATAACGTTGGGATCAGTGAATGGAATTCACGTAAATCAGCGCTGGACGGTAATGTCAATTGGGTTGATGAAATCCCTGAAACAAAATTTTCTAAGATTTATATGTTTACACCGGATTTAGAAAAAATCACTGCTTTCAGAGAACATTTAATTGATGAAAAAGAAACGTTAAGTATTTCAGTTTCAAATTCATCTCGCTATAATGCGGAAACAATGGCTGCTGGTATTGATAAAGGTACAGGAATAAAAGAAATGATTGAGCATTTTAATATTCCACAATCTGCGACATTAGTGATAGGCGACAGTGATAATGATCGTTCAATGTTTGCATTCGGTCACTATACGGTCGCAATGAAAAATGCACGTCCTGAAATTCAAGCATTAGCTAAAGATGTTACATCATATGATAATGAAGAAAATGGGGCAGCACGTTATTTAGAAGAGCATTTCTTAAAATAA